In Arcobacter ellisii, a genomic segment contains:
- a CDS encoding HipA domain-containing protein has translation MQNDTCLGCLATNKKLTNNYCSKCIKELFDGITPNPLNFDRVEFTKKRAELSSRMSISGVQDKISLIFEKKDLVPTVTNGKYILKPITSGDGHIQNEKDIVANEHISMLISKNIFNIPTATCGLIQFSDKELAYITKRFDYDETGIKYDQEDFAGVLEVSAFTHGENYKYDACSYLDCARMIKKYIATSMVSIEDFFKRIILNYLICNGDAHLKNFSLYSKPNSNEYFLTPNYDLLNTRFHVNEKYGDMALDLLDDYTPTYEKYGYYTYDDFKTFAKYIDLPEIRFNKIMRFIEDSYPKVEELINKSFLSQEAKEFYIESYKDRMKRLGINK, from the coding sequence ATGCAAAATGATACTTGTTTAGGTTGTTTAGCAACTAATAAAAAATTAACTAATAACTATTGTTCTAAATGTATAAAAGAACTTTTTGATGGAATTACTCCAAATCCACTAAATTTTGATAGGGTTGAATTTACTAAAAAAAGAGCTGAATTATCTTCTAGAATGTCAATTTCTGGAGTTCAAGATAAAATCTCCTTAATTTTTGAAAAAAAAGATTTAGTTCCAACTGTAACTAATGGAAAATATATTTTAAAACCAATAACAAGTGGAGATGGACATATCCAAAATGAAAAAGATATTGTTGCAAATGAACATATCTCTATGCTTATTTCAAAAAATATTTTTAATATTCCAACAGCAACTTGTGGATTAATTCAGTTTAGTGATAAAGAACTTGCATATATTACTAAAAGATTTGATTATGATGAAACAGGAATAAAATATGATCAAGAAGATTTTGCAGGAGTTTTAGAAGTATCTGCTTTTACCCATGGTGAGAATTATAAATATGATGCTTGTAGTTATCTTGATTGTGCAAGAATGATAAAAAAATATATTGCAACAAGTATGGTTTCAATTGAAGACTTTTTTAAAAGAATAATTTTAAATTATCTAATTTGTAATGGTGATGCTCATCTAAAAAACTTCTCACTATATAGTAAACCAAATTCAAATGAATATTTTCTAACTCCAAATTATGATTTACTAAATACAAGATTTCATGTAAATGAAAAATATGGTGACATGGCACTAGATTTATTGGATGATTATACACCTACTTATGAAAAATATGGATATTACACATATGATGATTTTAAAACCTTTGCAAAATATATAGATTTACCAGAAATTAGATTTAATAAAATTATGAGATTTATAGAAGATTCTTATCCAAAAGTTGAAGAACTAATCAATAAATCATTTTTAAGCCAAGAAGCAAAAGAGTTTTATATAGAAAGCTATAAAGATAGAATGAAAAGATTAGGAATAAATAAATAG
- a CDS encoding HipA N-terminal domain-containing protein, translating into MQRAKVFRNNIFAGLLSKFSESEYSFVYDKEYLKLPNIKSISLTLPLQEDEFKSNHLFPFFYNLLAEGKLKDIQCHELRIDKNDDFSRLILTTKENTIGSITIEKDEI; encoded by the coding sequence ATGCAAAGAGCTAAAGTTTTTAGAAACAATATATTTGCTGGATTACTTAGCAAGTTTAGTGAAAGTGAATATAGTTTTGTTTATGATAAAGAGTATTTAAAGCTACCAAATATAAAATCTATTAGTTTAACACTACCATTACAAGAGGATGAATTTAAATCAAATCATCTATTTCCTTTTTTTTATAATTTATTAGCTGAAGGTAAATTGAAAGATATCCAATGTCATGAACTTAGGATTGATAAAAATGATGATTTTTCAAGATTAATTCTTACTACAAAAGAGAATACTATTGGTTCAATTACAATAGAAAAAGATGAGATATAA
- a CDS encoding helix-turn-helix domain-containing protein, translating into MEPTVNKIGKIIKKRRKELNLELKDLQDYSGINYASISDIENGKANPTIKTLEKLLDVLGMEINIEVVSK; encoded by the coding sequence ATGGAACCAACGGTTAATAAGATAGGAAAAATCATAAAAAAAAGAAGAAAAGAGTTAAATCTTGAGTTAAAAGATTTACAAGATTATTCAGGTATAAATTATGCTTCTATTTCAGATATTGAAAATGGAAAAGCAAATCCAACAATTAAAACTCTTGAAAAGCTTTTAGATGTACTTGGAATGGAAATAAATATTGAAGTTGTGAGTAAATAA
- a CDS encoding type II toxin-antitoxin system HipA family toxin, with product MVIVKAWDKEVAQLVDNKKGSILFKYSDENILEFSPIKMRIGNRSVQNFSHIKYQYGLPGLISDNLPGRYGMEYMDRFLFEHLKRKPTILERLKFLGTHTIGALEFHPSEYDTDEYKNILSISNLYKESKNLLDKENKELNNAQAALKTLIAISNSAGGGARAKATVGFNKKDNTISLLRKQDEFPEGYLPVIIKYDDKDISMYPMLDNKYKDASIPTKLEYIYYLFTKQLDITMSECQLLECEGHIHFLTYRFDRIKNQRFHMHSFAGLMHIDPADTTNDYIDLLRCANKLNISSSQIEQIVKLMLFNAIFGNKDDHAANFSFLMNHIGKWAFAPAYDLTYASNGYHQMYVGVNVLNRISYNKLYEVLKPFNITESFLKENIKKMIDLKHSQLVKIFSEYNMPESFAKHILEDTKAVDELLTKGV from the coding sequence ATGGTAATTGTAAAAGCATGGGATAAAGAAGTAGCACAGCTTGTTGATAATAAAAAAGGTTCTATTTTATTTAAATATTCAGATGAGAATATTTTAGAATTTTCTCCTATTAAAATGCGAATAGGAAATAGAAGCGTACAAAATTTCAGTCATATTAAATATCAATATGGTCTACCTGGTCTTATAAGTGATAATTTACCAGGTAGATATGGTATGGAATACATGGATAGATTTTTATTTGAACATTTAAAAAGAAAGCCTACTATACTTGAAAGACTAAAATTTTTAGGAACTCACACTATTGGTGCTTTAGAGTTTCATCCTTCAGAATATGATACAGATGAGTATAAAAACATTCTAAGCATTTCTAATTTATATAAAGAATCTAAAAATTTATTAGATAAAGAGAATAAAGAACTTAACAATGCTCAAGCAGCTTTAAAAACATTAATTGCCATTTCAAATTCTGCAGGTGGTGGAGCTAGAGCAAAAGCAACTGTTGGTTTTAATAAAAAAGATAACACTATTAGTCTATTACGAAAACAAGATGAATTTCCAGAGGGATATTTACCTGTAATAATAAAATATGATGATAAAGATATTTCTATGTATCCTATGTTAGATAATAAATATAAAGATGCGTCTATACCAACGAAACTAGAATATATATACTACTTATTTACTAAACAATTAGATATAACAATGAGTGAGTGCCAACTACTAGAATGTGAAGGACATATTCACTTCTTAACTTATAGATTTGATAGAATAAAAAATCAAAGATTTCATATGCACTCATTTGCTGGTCTAATGCATATTGATCCAGCAGATACAACAAATGATTATATTGATCTTTTAAGATGTGCCAATAAATTAAACATATCAAGTTCACAAATAGAACAAATTGTAAAACTAATGCTATTTAATGCAATATTTGGAAATAAGGATGACCATGCAGCTAATTTCTCATTTCTTATGAATCATATTGGAAAATGGGCTTTTGCTCCTGCCTATGATTTAACATATGCAAGTAATGGCTATCATCAGATGTATGTAGGTGTTAATGTTCTAAATAGAATATCATACAATAAACTATACGAAGTCCTTAAACCTTTTAATATTACTGAGTCTTTTTTAAAAGAGAACATTAAAAAAATGATAGATTTAAAGCATAGTCAATTAGTTAAAATATTTTCAGAATATAATATGCCAGAAAGTTTTGCAAAACATATACTCGAAGATACAAAAGCTGTAGATGAGCTTTTAACTAAAGGAGTTTAA
- a CDS encoding ATP-binding protein: MYIQRLILEDIKEYQNFFPVLLISGARQVGKSTLALHLNIDNYITLDDINMYEMAKNNPKGFIESLDKPVVIDEIQRLPQLLISIKEYVDKDRINGEFILTGSASLQGFKEISDSLAGRIGIVELYPFSLKEKNQSSDNIIDIFSKDLDKYLLTKYENISVEKDIIDGGYPEINKIDSQKGKYLWFSSYIRTYIESDAKELANIRNMDKFINMYKHCMFRSGSIFNKNDIQIQVGLDGKTFDSYFSVLEHTYQIQKLQPYFNNQLKRLAKTPKIFSIDTGVLCHLLQINTEDEFNKSPLKGEILETFIFSELLKANSYAQSRANLYYYRTTDKKEIDFILEYSNKIIALEIKASKTVKKDDFKHIYKLKEEINKEFNKGIVLYMGDTFLQIDENMYAVPVGFLK, translated from the coding sequence ATGTATATTCAAAGATTAATTTTAGAAGATATAAAAGAGTATCAAAATTTTTTTCCAGTTTTACTTATTAGTGGTGCTAGGCAAGTTGGAAAATCAACTTTAGCATTACACTTAAATATTGATAATTATATAACTTTAGATGATATAAATATGTATGAAATGGCTAAAAATAATCCTAAAGGGTTTATTGAATCGCTAGATAAGCCAGTTGTTATTGATGAAATTCAAAGATTACCACAACTTCTTATATCTATAAAAGAGTATGTGGATAAAGACAGAATTAATGGAGAATTCATTTTAACTGGTTCAGCCTCACTTCAAGGATTTAAAGAAATATCAGATTCACTTGCTGGAAGAATTGGAATAGTTGAACTTTATCCATTTTCACTAAAAGAGAAAAATCAAAGCAGTGATAATATAATAGATATTTTTTCAAAAGATTTAGATAAATACCTTTTAACTAAATATGAAAATATAAGTGTAGAAAAAGATATTATAGATGGTGGATATCCTGAGATTAATAAAATTGATAGCCAAAAAGGTAAATATCTTTGGTTTAGCTCTTATATCAGAACATATATAGAATCAGATGCTAAAGAATTGGCAAATATTAGAAATATGGATAAGTTTATAAATATGTACAAACACTGTATGTTTAGAAGTGGAAGTATTTTTAATAAAAATGATATTCAAATACAAGTTGGACTTGATGGAAAAACATTTGATAGTTACTTTAGTGTTCTAGAACATACTTACCAAATACAAAAACTTCAACCATATTTTAATAATCAATTAAAAAGATTAGCAAAAACTCCTAAAATCTTTTCCATTGACACAGGAGTACTTTGTCATCTTTTACAAATTAATACAGAAGATGAGTTTAATAAATCACCACTAAAAGGTGAAATCCTTGAAACATTTATTTTTAGTGAATTACTAAAAGCAAACTCTTATGCTCAAAGTAGAGCTAATCTGTATTATTACAGAACAACTGATAAAAAAGAAATAGATTTTATTTTAGAGTATTCAAATAAAATTATAGCTCTTGAAATAAAAGCTTCTAAAACAGTTAAAAAAGATGATTTTAAACATATATATAAATTAAAAGAAGAGATAAACAAAGAATTTAATAAAGGGATTGTGCTTTATATGGGAGATACATTTTTGCAAATTGATGAAAATATGTATGCTGTACCTGTTGGGTTTTTGAAATAA
- a CDS encoding type II toxin-antitoxin system RelE family toxin, translated as MTYNLEFKPQALKEWSKLASTIKEQFKKKLEERLQNPKVEKDKLSGYENVYKIKLKTLGYRLAYQVKDEEIVVLVLSVGKREKDKIYKNTKDRF; from the coding sequence ATGACTTATAATCTTGAATTTAAACCTCAAGCTTTAAAAGAATGGAGTAAATTAGCTTCAACAATAAAAGAGCAATTTAAAAAGAAATTAGAAGAAAGATTACAAAATCCAAAAGTAGAAAAAGATAAACTAAGTGGATATGAAAATGTTTATAAAATAAAATTAAAAACTTTGGGATATAGACTTGCTTATCAAGTTAAAGATGAAGAGATTGTTGTTTTAGTATTAAGTGTTGGAAAAAGAGAAAAAGATAAAATTTACAAGAATACAAAAGATAGATTCTAA
- a CDS encoding type II toxin-antitoxin system Phd/YefM family antitoxin — protein sequence MQPILANYSASITELKKSPTQLLNEADNEVIAILNHNIPCAYLVPSKLYEKMMDIIDDYHLSLEVAKALNDGEKPVKVSLDDL from the coding sequence ATGCAACCAATTTTAGCAAATTATAGTGCAAGTATAACAGAACTTAAAAAATCTCCTACACAATTATTAAATGAAGCTGATAATGAAGTTATAGCAATATTAAATCATAATATCCCTTGTGCCTATTTAGTCCCAAGTAAATTGTATGAAAAAATGATGGATATTATAGATGATTATCATTTGTCATTAGAAGTTGCAAAAGCTTTAAATGATGGTGAAAAACCAGTTAAAGTAAGTTTAGATGACTTATAA
- a CDS encoding tyrosine-type recombinase/integrase yields MAKIIKPLSDVEIKKAKAKEKDYYLFDGEGLCLLIKKNGSKLWRCNFTFNSKRNTVSFGSYPEISLKEAREKKDELKLKVSKGINPAVSKNDEDDQTMTFQIIADKWLHLMKDDWSTSNYEKIKGNLVKNAYPFIANKAMSEITKKDIFTIIEKMEHRNAVEYSNRLLNNIERIYRYAIAKEYINHNVIADIDKKNSLKKRKKGSIPAITDKKELKELHNTIKHYNDDFKTDVIISYALKLAPYLALRPYNLRFLEWEEIDFENKYINISADKMKMSVDFVMPLSKQALKIIKDVEVFRTSSKYVFYSPNTSLRCISENTLNHALHRLGYKGKHTVHGFRSSFSTNAHENVPLHGKNSDIIESCLAHAELNTVKKAYNRESKFKYLDEKRELMQWWADWLDDL; encoded by the coding sequence ATGGCAAAAATTATTAAACCTTTGAGTGATGTTGAAATAAAAAAAGCAAAAGCTAAAGAGAAAGATTACTATTTATTTGATGGTGAAGGATTATGTCTATTAATTAAAAAAAATGGCTCAAAACTTTGGAGATGTAATTTTACTTTTAATAGCAAAAGAAATACAGTTAGTTTTGGTTCTTATCCTGAAATTAGTTTAAAAGAAGCTAGAGAAAAAAAAGATGAACTAAAACTTAAAGTATCAAAAGGAATTAATCCTGCTGTATCTAAAAATGATGAAGATGATCAAACTATGACTTTCCAGATTATTGCTGATAAATGGCTTCATCTTATGAAAGATGATTGGAGTACTTCTAATTATGAAAAAATAAAAGGTAATTTAGTAAAGAATGCTTATCCTTTTATTGCCAATAAAGCAATGAGTGAAATCACAAAAAAAGATATTTTTACAATAATTGAGAAAATGGAGCATAGAAATGCTGTTGAGTATTCAAATAGATTGTTAAATAATATAGAAAGAATATATAGATATGCAATAGCCAAAGAGTATATCAATCATAATGTTATTGCTGATATTGATAAGAAAAATTCATTAAAGAAAAGAAAAAAGGGTAGTATTCCAGCAATTACAGATAAAAAAGAATTAAAAGAACTTCATAATACAATTAAACATTACAATGATGATTTTAAAACAGATGTTATCATATCATATGCTTTAAAATTAGCTCCTTATCTTGCTCTTAGACCATACAATTTAAGATTCTTGGAATGGGAAGAGATAGATTTTGAAAATAAGTATATAAATATATCAGCAGATAAAATGAAAATGTCTGTAGATTTTGTAATGCCATTATCAAAACAGGCTTTGAAAATAATAAAGGATGTTGAAGTTTTTAGAACTTCAAGTAAATATGTTTTTTATAGTCCTAATACAAGTCTTAGATGTATAAGTGAAAATACATTAAATCATGCACTTCACAGATTAGGATATAAGGGTAAACATACAGTACATGGATTTAGAAGCAGTTTTTCTACAAATGCTCATGAAAATGTTCCTTTACATGGTAAAAACAGTGATATCATAGAATCTTGTTTGGCTCACGCTGAGTTAAATACCGTTAAAAAAGCTTATAATAGGGAATCAAAGTTCAAATATTTAGATGAAAAAAGAGAACTTATGCAATGGTGGGCTGATTGGCTTGATGATCTATAA
- the pyrF gene encoding orotidine-5'-phosphate decarboxylase encodes MSSSMKLCVSLDLSTTEENLELVKQIKDFDVWLKVGFRSYIRDGKKFLEDLKAINPNFKIFLDLKLYDIPNTMADAAEEIANFGLVDMFNVHASSGVEAMKTVMNRIKDIPNKPLVLAVTALTSFDNDSFKAIYNEDISTKATQFAIDTFESGIDGVVCSAFESLDIKNNTSKEFITLCPGIRPFGEDSGDQKRVADIPFAKENLVDFIVVGRPIYKSENPKKVVEEILKNI; translated from the coding sequence ATGAGTAGTTCTATGAAATTGTGTGTCTCTTTAGATTTATCAACTACTGAAGAAAATCTTGAATTAGTAAAACAAATAAAAGATTTTGATGTTTGGCTAAAAGTTGGTTTTAGAAGTTATATAAGAGATGGGAAAAAGTTTTTAGAAGATTTAAAAGCAATTAATCCAAATTTTAAAATATTTTTAGATTTAAAACTTTACGATATTCCAAATACAATGGCAGATGCAGCAGAAGAAATAGCTAACTTTGGACTTGTTGATATGTTTAATGTTCATGCAAGTTCTGGAGTTGAAGCTATGAAAACAGTGATGAATAGAATCAAAGATATTCCAAATAAACCTTTAGTTTTAGCTGTAACTGCTCTTACATCTTTTGATAATGACAGTTTTAAAGCAATCTACAACGAAGATATAAGCACAAAAGCAACACAATTCGCAATTGATACCTTTGAATCAGGAATTGATGGAGTTGTTTGTTCTGCATTTGAAAGTTTAGATATTAAAAATAATACTTCAAAAGAGTTTATTACTTTATGTCCTGGAATACGTCCTTTTGGTGAAGATAGTGGAGATCAAAAAAGAGTTGCTGATATTCCATTTGCTAAAGAAAATTTAGTTGATTTTATAGTAGTTGGAAGACCAATTTACAAATCAGAAAATCCAAAAAAAGTTGTTGAAGAGATATTAAAAAATATTTAA
- the nusB gene encoding transcription antitermination factor NusB: MATRTQARESVIGLLYAYDLGNEGIAKFLDEILEEKKIRNNQKDFALKLFNGTIENLERINAEIVSHLNQGTLEDIGSVEKSILRLAIFEILFEDLPKAVVINEAIELSKKLASDGAPKFVNGLLDKVVKA, translated from the coding sequence TTGGCAACTAGAACACAAGCAAGAGAGTCTGTAATTGGTTTATTATACGCTTATGATTTAGGAAATGAAGGAATTGCAAAATTTCTTGATGAAATTTTAGAAGAGAAAAAGATAAGAAATAACCAAAAAGATTTTGCTTTAAAATTATTTAATGGAACAATAGAAAATTTAGAAAGAATCAATGCAGAAATAGTTAGCCACTTAAACCAAGGAACTTTAGAAGATATAGGTTCTGTAGAAAAATCAATTTTAAGATTAGCAATTTTTGAAATTTTATTTGAAGATTTACCAAAAGCTGTTGTTATAAACGAAGCAATTGAACTATCAAAAAAATTAGCAAGTGATGGTGCTCCAAAGTTTGTAAATGGATTACTTGACAAAGTTGTAAAGGCTTAA
- the ribH gene encoding 6,7-dimethyl-8-ribityllumazine synthase, whose product MRVIEGVLRLKGTEKVAIINGRFNHIITDRLVEGAQDAFKRHGGNVDNLDLILVPGAFEIPFALEKALSSGKYDAVCCVGAVIRGATPHFDYISAEATKGIATVGLKYGKPVSNGVLTTDTIEQAIERAGSKVGNKGAEAMVTIIEMLDLYSEMGK is encoded by the coding sequence ATGAGAGTAATTGAAGGTGTTTTAAGACTAAAAGGGACAGAAAAAGTTGCAATTATTAATGGTAGATTTAACCATATAATTACTGATAGATTAGTAGAAGGTGCGCAAGATGCTTTCAAAAGACATGGTGGAAATGTAGATAATTTAGATTTAATTTTAGTTCCTGGTGCTTTTGAAATACCATTTGCTTTAGAAAAAGCATTATCAAGTGGAAAATATGATGCAGTTTGTTGTGTTGGTGCAGTTATCCGTGGAGCAACACCTCATTTTGATTATATTTCAGCAGAAGCTACAAAAGGTATAGCAACAGTTGGTTTAAAATATGGAAAACCTGTTTCTAATGGAGTTTTAACAACTGATACAATTGAGCAAGCAATTGAAAGAGCTGGTTCAAAAGTTGGAAATAAAGGTGCAGAAGCAATGGTTACAATCATTGAGATGTTAGACTTATATAGTGAAATGGGGAAATAG
- the kdsA gene encoding 3-deoxy-8-phosphooctulonate synthase codes for MKILTGPCVLEDRDTVMRIAEKLKPLSEDKRVEFYFKASFDKANRTSLSSFRGPGLDEGLKIFQEIKEQFGYKVVTDIHESYQAAPAGEIIDILQIPAFLCRQTDLLVAAAKTPAKVNIKKGQFLAADAMKHPVEKILNTRGITEVNYENSDKAGVWLCERGNTFGYGALVVDMRNLVLMRNYAPVIFDATHSVQIPSTGGTTGGNSAFVPTMAKAAAAVGVDGFFFETHINPSVALSDGPNMLKVDDMYKLVGDIFAIQDALGYN; via the coding sequence ATGAAAATTTTAACAGGACCTTGTGTACTTGAAGATAGAGATACAGTAATGAGAATTGCTGAAAAATTAAAACCATTAAGTGAAGATAAAAGAGTTGAATTTTATTTTAAAGCTTCATTTGATAAAGCAAACAGAACAAGTTTAAGTTCTTTTAGAGGACCTGGACTTGATGAAGGATTAAAAATATTCCAAGAGATAAAAGAGCAATTTGGATATAAAGTTGTAACAGATATTCACGAATCATATCAAGCAGCTCCTGCTGGAGAAATAATTGATATTTTACAAATTCCTGCCTTTTTATGTAGACAAACGGATTTATTAGTTGCAGCTGCAAAAACACCTGCAAAAGTAAATATCAAAAAAGGACAATTCTTAGCAGCAGATGCTATGAAACATCCAGTTGAAAAGATTTTAAATACAAGAGGAATTACAGAAGTAAACTATGAAAACTCAGATAAAGCTGGTGTTTGGCTTTGTGAAAGAGGAAATACTTTTGGATATGGTGCTTTAGTAGTTGATATGAGAAATTTAGTTTTAATGAGAAACTATGCTCCTGTAATTTTTGATGCAACACACTCTGTGCAAATTCCAAGCACTGGTGGAACAACAGGAGGAAACTCGGCTTTTGTTCCAACTATGGCAAAAGCAGCAGCAGCGGTTGGGGTTGATGGTTTCTTCTTTGAAACACATATTAACCCATCAGTAGCACTTAGTGATGGACCAAATATGCTTAAAGTGGATGATATGTATAAGCTTGTTGGTGACATTTTTGCAATACAAGACGCTTTAGGGTATAATTAA
- a CDS encoding potassium channel family protein, whose amino-acid sequence MTIFDAFYFVSYTATTIGFGELPYTFTYPQRIWVTFSTYLSVLGWLYSIGSLISLFQDKQFLQEIEKAKFLRQIKNLNEKFIVVLGYNQITRKIIMKAMDQGLRTVVIEKDKTKIHNLILENFTPTVPVLYSESYSVKVLEIAGLKKRNCKAIVSLFEDDALNLKITLIAKALNKNIKVAVKSTTTNHTENLKDLDAEIVVNPFSIISSEINLALWSPNLFKLEKWLYGIDNLNASLPIFPKGLYIVCGYGRMGRKIFEKLNENDIGVKLIEIDKNKNVEYSKDEISNIVYGNADDKELLLNIGIKEAVAIAAVTDDDTTNLSILATAKKLNPNIVTIVRENEMIDDFLFRNANINHIFTPSKILVNKITNALVMPLSDKFLRLIIKKDNEWASKLVSRLVREIDEKPLLIEFEISELYAPEVYNYLLKNQSLFLSLFGTSLHNKELRNNVVPLLLQRENDIMLLPEWETEIKIGDKILLACDEHAKNDIEYICKNIYEFYYALTGKEKQTILKGIL is encoded by the coding sequence ATGACAATTTTTGATGCTTTCTATTTTGTATCTTATACCGCAACAACAATTGGTTTTGGGGAATTACCTTATACCTTTACTTATCCTCAAAGAATTTGGGTTACTTTTTCTACATATTTAAGTGTTTTAGGATGGTTATATAGTATTGGTTCTTTAATATCTTTATTTCAAGATAAACAATTTTTGCAAGAGATAGAAAAAGCAAAATTTTTAAGACAGATAAAAAATCTAAATGAAAAATTTATTGTTGTTTTAGGATATAACCAAATTACAAGAAAAATAATAATGAAAGCTATGGACCAAGGGCTTAGAACAGTTGTAATAGAAAAAGATAAAACAAAAATTCATAATTTAATATTGGAAAATTTTACTCCAACAGTTCCTGTTTTATATAGTGAAAGTTATTCTGTAAAAGTTTTAGAAATAGCTGGATTAAAAAAAAGAAATTGTAAAGCAATAGTTTCATTATTTGAAGATGATGCTTTAAATTTAAAAATAACACTTATTGCAAAAGCATTAAATAAAAATATAAAAGTAGCAGTTAAATCAACTACAACTAATCATACAGAAAATCTTAAAGATTTAGATGCTGAAATAGTTGTAAATCCATTTTCAATAATTTCTTCTGAAATAAATCTAGCTCTTTGGTCTCCAAATCTATTTAAACTTGAAAAATGGCTTTATGGAATAGATAATCTAAACGCATCTTTACCAATATTTCCAAAAGGACTTTACATAGTTTGTGGTTATGGAAGAATGGGAAGAAAGATTTTTGAAAAGTTAAATGAAAATGATATTGGAGTTAAATTAATTGAAATTGACAAAAATAAAAATGTTGAATATTCAAAAGATGAAATTTCAAATATAGTTTATGGAAATGCTGATGATAAAGAGTTATTATTAAATATAGGTATTAAAGAAGCTGTTGCAATTGCTGCTGTTACAGATGATGATACTACAAATTTATCAATTTTAGCAACTGCAAAAAAATTAAATCCAAATATTGTAACTATAGTTAGAGAAAATGAGATGATAGATGATTTTTTATTTAGAAATGCAAATATAAATCATATATTTACTCCATCTAAAATTTTAGTAAATAAAATCACAAATGCTTTAGTAATGCCTTTAAGTGATAAGTTTTTAAGATTAATAATCAAAAAAGATAATGAATGGGCTTCAAAATTAGTAAGTAGATTAGTAAGAGAAATTGATGAAAAACCACTTTTGATAGAATTTGAAATTTCAGAGCTTTATGCTCCTGAGGTTTACAACTATTTATTGAAAAATCAATCACTTTTTTTAAGTCTGTTTGGTACTTCATTACATAATAAAGAGTTAAGAAATAATGTTGTGCCTTTGTTACTTCAACGAGAAAATGATATAATGCTTCTCCCTGAATGGGAAACAGAGATAAAAATAGGCGATAAAATCTTACTTGCTTGTGATGAACACGCAAAAAATGATATTGAATATATCTGTAAAAATATTTATGAATTTTATTATGCATTAACAGGTAAAGAAAAACAAACAATTTTAAAAGGAATTTTATGA
- a CDS encoding DUF6394 family protein, producing MNLDKVISGFFIILAMTLNFGFFYGDIHSVESHSKYELFAAIVINLIATILKLGDKTQLGSVLLATSLVADIQLIAAAVVWTVAVYSTGGLNPEIMAVIVSLSGGALLANLTSVALYVGDTLKSKR from the coding sequence ATGAACTTAGATAAGGTTATTTCAGGATTTTTTATAATTTTAGCAATGACGCTAAATTTTGGTTTTTTTTATGGAGACATTCACTCAGTTGAGAGTCATAGTAAATATGAATTATTTGCAGCAATAGTTATAAATTTAATAGCAACAATTTTAAAACTTGGAGATAAAACACAATTAGGTTCAGTTTTACTTGCAACTTCTTTAGTGGCAGATATTCAATTAATCGCTGCTGCTGTTGTATGGACTGTGGCTGTTTATAGTACAGGAGGATTAAATCCTGAAATCATGGCGGTAATTGTTTCGTTATCAGGTGGTGCATTGTTAGCAAATCTTACTTCAGTTGCACTTTATGTTGGTGATACTTTAAAATCAAAAAGATAA